One Bacteroidota bacterium DNA window includes the following coding sequences:
- the glyA gene encoding serine hydroxymethyltransferase: protein MDDLRLQDPDLYSIIQREIDRQNDGLELIASENFASRAVLQAMGTPLTNKYAEGRPGKRYYGGCEVVDEAEVLAQERAKKLFGAEWVNVQPHSGATANHAIYLSMMEPGDRLLGLDLAHGGHLTHGSPVNFSGILYDAHFYGVEPETGLIDMDKVRDKAKAVRPKMISVGASAYSRDFDFAAFRAIADEVGALLWVDMAHPAGLIAAGVLNDPLPHAHFVSTTTHKTLRGPRGGMLLVGTDTENPFGKTWKSGRPKMISELLDSAVFPGVIGGPLMHVIAAKAVAFGEALEPGFADYQRRVVENARAMAEAFVERGYGVISGGTDNHLALIDLRSKGLTGKEAEALLGEAEITVNKNMVPYDTESPFVTSGIRVGSPALTTRGFGPDEFRHVVDLIDRVLSKRDSEGARELVRREVFVLTERFPLYDHSVLAG, encoded by the coding sequence ATGGACGACCTTCGCCTCCAGGACCCCGACCTCTACTCCATCATCCAGCGCGAGATCGACCGGCAGAACGACGGGCTCGAACTGATCGCGTCGGAGAACTTCGCCAGCCGCGCCGTGCTCCAGGCGATGGGCACGCCGCTGACCAACAAGTACGCCGAGGGCCGGCCCGGCAAGCGCTACTACGGCGGGTGCGAGGTCGTGGACGAGGCCGAGGTGCTCGCGCAGGAGCGGGCCAAGAAGCTCTTCGGGGCCGAGTGGGTGAACGTCCAGCCCCACTCCGGCGCGACGGCCAACCACGCCATCTACCTCTCGATGATGGAGCCGGGTGACAGGCTGCTCGGCCTCGACCTCGCCCACGGAGGGCACCTCACGCACGGCTCGCCGGTCAACTTCTCCGGCATCCTCTACGACGCGCACTTCTACGGGGTCGAGCCGGAGACCGGCCTGATCGACATGGACAAGGTCCGCGACAAGGCGAAGGCCGTCCGCCCCAAGATGATCTCCGTCGGCGCGAGCGCCTACAGCCGCGACTTCGACTTCGCCGCCTTCCGAGCGATCGCCGACGAGGTGGGCGCGCTGCTGTGGGTGGACATGGCGCACCCGGCCGGCCTCATCGCCGCCGGCGTCCTGAACGACCCGCTGCCCCACGCCCACTTCGTCTCGACGACGACCCACAAGACGCTCCGCGGCCCGCGCGGCGGGATGCTCCTCGTCGGCACCGACACCGAGAACCCGTTCGGCAAGACGTGGAAGAGCGGGCGGCCGAAGATGATCAGCGAACTCCTCGACTCGGCCGTCTTCCCCGGCGTGATCGGCGGGCCGCTGATGCACGTCATCGCGGCGAAGGCCGTCGCCTTCGGCGAGGCCCTGGAGCCGGGCTTCGCGGACTACCAGCGGCGCGTCGTCGAGAACGCGCGGGCGATGGCTGAGGCCTTTGTCGAGCGCGGCTACGGGGTGATCTCCGGCGGCACCGACAACCACCTCGCCCTGATCGACCTCCGCTCGAAGGGCCTGACCGGCAAGGAGGCCGAGGCGCTCCTCGGCGAGGCCGAGATCACGGTCAACAAGAACATGGTGCCCTACGACACCGAGAGCCCGTTTGTGACGAGCGGTATCCGCGTGGGCTCCCCGGCGCTGACTACGCGCGGCTTCGGGCCGGACGAGTTCCGCCACGTCGTGGACCTGATCGACCGCGTGCTCTCGAAGCGCGACAGCGAGGGCGCGCGCGAGCTCGTCCGCCGCGAGGTCTTCGTGCTCACCGAGCGCTTCCCCCTCTACGATCACAGCGTGCTGGCGGGCTAA
- a CDS encoding orotate phosphoribosyltransferase, which yields MANDFSTVPESALARLGHELYQRALVRRDQEPITDPRGQPIGWLLDTRMPMLEGEVFDEIGDVLAERLRGRDITQVAGFGYGSFPIVCSVLGASADEGHARFRGGFVRERRKAYGRRRLVEGPIDRSQPVVLVDDILNSGRSAARAIALLRSDGFEVPGVLTLFNFTWSGGKARLEGDGLWVESLLELNLRDGSRAAASSGDRR from the coding sequence ATGGCTAACGATTTCAGTACGGTTCCAGAGTCGGCCCTGGCGCGGTTGGGGCACGAGCTCTACCAGCGCGCCCTCGTCCGCCGCGACCAAGAGCCGATCACCGACCCGCGCGGGCAGCCCATCGGCTGGCTCCTCGACACGCGGATGCCGATGCTCGAAGGCGAGGTCTTCGACGAGATCGGCGACGTACTCGCCGAGCGGCTTCGGGGGCGAGACATCACGCAGGTCGCAGGGTTTGGGTACGGCTCCTTCCCGATCGTGTGCTCGGTCCTCGGCGCGTCGGCCGACGAGGGGCACGCCCGGTTCCGGGGCGGCTTCGTCCGCGAGCGCCGCAAGGCGTACGGTCGCCGCCGCCTCGTAGAGGGGCCCATCGACCGGAGCCAACCCGTCGTGCTCGTCGACGACATCCTCAACAGCGGGCGCTCGGCGGCGCGGGCGATTGCGCTCCTCCGCTCGGACGGCTTCGAGGTGCCCGGCGTGCTGACGCTGTTCAACTTCACCTGGAGCGGCGGCAAGGCCCGGCTCGAGGGGGACGGCCTGTGGGTGGAGAGCCTGCTGGAACTCAACCTCCGCGACGGCTCCCGCGCCGCCGCCTCGTCCGGCGACCGACGCTGA